The Styela clava chromosome 10, kaStyClav1.hap1.2, whole genome shotgun sequence genome window below encodes:
- the LOC120338451 gene encoding glutamine amidotransferase-like class 1 domain-containing protein 1, translated as MTTRPSCLLICSGHTEGVSAQSFINAFTITNSVFVLQVATPQGLPINFVNQDEGSRKWVTEFRTKAYTAPIKVEAVDPSRYSSLLIPSAPGAIHDLAKHDSVMHILRHFVKHQKPICAIGLGVVALAAAKDEMNSWCFKGYSMTGPSVFDLIETKEFSALPFIFEEFARDNLASYTSSRKGCIHTVIDRHLITAQNEESTLSAVQNLLLLSGQ; from the coding sequence atgacgaCTCGACCTTCATGCTTGCTAATATGCAGTGGTCATACTGAAGGGGTTTCGGCACAGTCGTTTATTAATGCTTTTACAATCACTAATTCAGTTTTTGTTCTCCAAGTTGCAACTCCCCAAGGTCTTCCCATCAATTTTGTCAATCAAGATGAAGGCAGCAGAAAATGGGTTACAGAATTTCGTACTAAAGCTTACACTGCTCCGATAAAAGTTGAAGCTGTTGATCCTTCCAGGTATTCGTCTCTTCTAATCCCCAGCGCCCCGGGGGCAATTCATGATTTGGCAAAGCATGATTCAGTGATGCATATTCTCAGACATTTCGTCAAGCATCAAAAACCGATATGTGCAATCGGCTTAGGTGTTGTCGCTCTTGCAGCAGCAAAAGATGAAATGAACTCATGGTGTTTTAAGGGATACAGCATGACTGGTCCTTCTGTTTTTGATCTGATTGAAACAAAAGAATTTTCTGCGCTTCCATTCATTTTCGAAGAGTTTGCGAGAGACAATCTGGCATCATATACATCGAGCCGAAAAGGATGTATACATACGGTCATAGACAGACATTTGATAACCGCTCAGAATGAAGAATCAACTTTGAGCGCCGTTCAAAATCTTCTACTATTAAGTGGTCAATGA
- the LOC120338423 gene encoding uncharacterized protein LOC120338423, producing the protein MADWKKICALLLAVAGISSSKEPPDGVCVRKLVNGKLVSVGSCENDNGQDIMDEIRARLEETKRKEREKLEESKRLERENCDVMYNSKCFIFIRSTTRYDAAKALCTKIGGQLANIYDQIHYKKIEDYLRTKTTYVLYVWTGLVYQNRKLYLNTGQEVTFPIEYWYGGNKTPTDDSSWTRTNLYVSEDPTSRGIAVPPPTSEAYGPLCEN; encoded by the exons ATGGCAGATTGGAAAAAGATCTGTGCTTTGCTATTGGCCGTCGCCGGAATTTCTTCATCCAAGGAACCACCAG ACGGCGTTTGCGTGCGGAAATTGGTCAACGGAAAACTTGTCTCCGTGGGATCGTGTGAG AATGACAACGGCCAGG aCATCATGGATGAAATTCGAGCAAGACTGGAAGAAACCAAAAGGAAAGAGAGAGAAAAGTTAGAAGAAAGCAAGAGGCTGGAGAGAG AAAACTGCGATGTCATGTACAACTCGAAATGCTTCATTTTCATACGCTCTACAACGAGATATGACGCAGCAAAGGCACTTTGTACTAAAATTGGTGGTCAGTTAGCCAATATATATGACCAGATCCACTACAAAAAGATTGAAGATTACCTGCGAACCAAAACGACTTATGTTCTTTATGTGTGGACTGGATTAGTTTATCAG AACAGAAAGCTCTACTTGAATACAGGACAAGAAGTGACATTTCCAATTGAGTATTGGTACGGCGGAAATAAAACTCCGACTGATGATTCATCTTGGACAAGAACTAATCTGTACGTCAGTGAAGATCCGACTTCTCGTGGTATTGCCGTTCCTCCGCCTACTTCTGAAGCGTACGGCCCGCTATGTGAAAATTAA